Proteins found in one Amycolatopsis aidingensis genomic segment:
- a CDS encoding NAD(P)-dependent malic enzyme encodes MNDQVSMDTADETSPRVAGEAAPVTDAEVFRGHEGGKLSVAAERPIAQPRDLSIAYTPGVAKVSRAIAEDAALAQRYTWADRLVAVVSDGTAVLGLGDIGASASLPVMEGKSVLFKSFAGLNSIPLVLDTTDVDEIVETLVRLRPSFGAVNLEDISAPRCFELEEKVKEALDCPVMHDDQHGTAIVVLAALRGANLVLDRAVADQRVVISGAGAAGVACARILQAAGVGDVTVLDSRGIIHPGRDNLNPVKEELATTTNRTGLRGGLADALCGADVFIGLSGSTIEESLLATMAEDAIVFALSNPDPEVHPDVAARHAAVVATGRSDFPNQINNVLAFPGVFRGALDAGARAITENMKLAAADAIAGVAADRLSAKHIVPSPLDPRVAPEVAAAVAKAAESDGVVPTTS; translated from the coding sequence ATGAACGACCAGGTCAGCATGGACACCGCCGACGAGACCTCGCCGCGGGTGGCCGGCGAGGCCGCGCCGGTGACCGACGCCGAGGTGTTCCGGGGGCATGAGGGCGGCAAACTCTCGGTGGCCGCTGAGCGTCCGATCGCGCAGCCGCGTGACCTGTCCATCGCGTACACGCCAGGGGTGGCCAAGGTGAGCAGGGCGATCGCCGAGGACGCCGCGCTGGCCCAGCGCTACACCTGGGCCGACCGCCTGGTGGCCGTGGTGAGCGACGGCACCGCCGTGCTCGGGCTCGGCGATATCGGCGCCAGCGCCTCGCTGCCGGTGATGGAGGGCAAGTCGGTGCTGTTCAAGAGCTTCGCCGGGCTGAACTCCATCCCGCTGGTGCTGGACACCACCGATGTGGACGAGATCGTCGAGACCCTGGTGCGGCTGCGCCCCTCCTTCGGCGCGGTGAACCTGGAGGACATCTCCGCCCCCCGCTGCTTCGAGCTGGAGGAGAAGGTCAAGGAGGCGCTGGACTGCCCGGTCATGCACGACGACCAGCACGGCACCGCGATCGTGGTGCTGGCCGCGCTGCGCGGGGCGAACCTGGTGCTGGACCGGGCCGTTGCCGACCAGCGGGTGGTGATCTCCGGCGCCGGTGCGGCGGGCGTGGCCTGCGCACGCATCCTGCAGGCCGCAGGGGTCGGCGATGTCACCGTGCTGGACTCGCGGGGCATCATCCACCCCGGCCGGGACAACCTGAACCCGGTGAAGGAGGAGCTGGCGACCACCACCAACCGCACCGGCCTGCGCGGCGGGCTCGCCGATGCGCTGTGTGGCGCGGACGTGTTCATCGGCCTTTCCGGGTCGACCATCGAGGAGTCCCTGCTGGCGACCATGGCCGAGGACGCGATCGTGTTCGCGCTGTCCAATCCGGACCCCGAGGTGCATCCCGACGTCGCCGCCCGGCACGCCGCCGTGGTGGCCACCGGGCGCAGCGACTTCCCGAACCAGATCAACAATGTGCTGGCCTTCCCCGGGGTCTTCCGCGGGGCGCTGGACGCCGGTGCGCGGGCGATCACCGAGAACATGAAGCTGGCCGCGGCCGACGCGATCGCCGGGGTCGCCGCCGACCGGCTCTCCGCCAAGCACATCGTGCCCAGCCCGCTGGACCCGCGGGTGGCCCCCGAGGTGGCCGCCGCCGTGGCCAAGGCCGCGGAGAGCGACGGCGTGGTCCCCACCACCTCCTGA
- a CDS encoding S8 family peptidase, producing the protein MAGLGITAAAAVVTALTANAPAAAAEGTILGVGGADAIEGSYIVVLADGVSTQSVHSLANEYGGTVQRTYTSALRGFAATMSETQAKRTAADPAVAYVEQDRVVTLSADQQNPPSWGLDRVDQRDLPLDDVYSYSTEASNVSAYIIDTGIQISHNDFGGRAQHGYDFVDNDANASDCNGHGTHVAGTVGGAAHGVAKGVSLYGVRVLNCQGSGSYSGVIDGIDWVTDNAAKPAVANMSLGGGASTAVDDAVRRSISSGVTYALAAGNDYGANACNTSPARTREAITVGSTTSSDSRSGFSNIGSCLDIFAPGSSITSTWIGGNNATNTISGTSMATPHVAGGAALYLADNPSASPQQVRDALVQNGTQGKVGNPGSGSPNVLLYTGSGSNPPDPEPTDCDPVSNGSQVNIPDAGAAVTSSVTVSGCDRAGSTDAKVEVHIQHTYRGDLVIDLVAPDGSSYRLKGSGFDSADDVHETYPVNLSSEDANGTWKLRVQDVYSRDIGHIESWTFTP; encoded by the coding sequence TTGGCGGGCCTCGGTATCACCGCTGCCGCGGCTGTGGTCACGGCGCTGACCGCGAACGCCCCGGCGGCGGCCGCGGAGGGCACGATTCTCGGCGTGGGCGGCGCCGACGCAATCGAGGGCAGCTACATCGTCGTGCTCGCGGACGGTGTTTCCACCCAGTCGGTGCACTCTCTTGCCAACGAGTACGGCGGCACCGTGCAGCGGACCTACACCAGCGCACTGCGCGGGTTCGCCGCGACGATGAGCGAGACGCAGGCCAAGCGGACGGCGGCGGATCCCGCGGTGGCTTACGTGGAGCAGGACCGGGTCGTCACGCTGTCCGCGGACCAGCAGAACCCGCCGTCCTGGGGCCTGGACCGGGTCGACCAGCGGGATCTACCGCTGGATGACGTCTACAGCTACAGCACCGAGGCCAGCAACGTCAGTGCCTACATCATCGACACCGGGATCCAGATCTCGCACAACGACTTCGGCGGCCGCGCCCAGCACGGCTACGACTTCGTGGACAACGACGCCAACGCCAGCGACTGCAACGGGCACGGCACCCACGTCGCGGGCACCGTCGGCGGTGCCGCGCACGGTGTCGCCAAGGGTGTCTCGCTGTACGGCGTGCGGGTGCTGAACTGCCAGGGTTCCGGCAGCTACTCCGGCGTGATCGACGGCATCGACTGGGTCACCGACAACGCCGCGAAACCCGCCGTGGCCAACATGAGCCTCGGCGGCGGCGCCTCGACCGCGGTGGACGACGCCGTGCGCCGTTCGATCTCCTCCGGTGTGACCTACGCGCTGGCGGCAGGCAACGACTACGGCGCCAACGCCTGCAACACCTCGCCTGCCCGTACCCGGGAGGCGATCACCGTCGGCTCCACCACGAGTAGCGACTCCCGGTCCGGGTTCTCCAACATCGGTAGCTGCCTGGACATCTTCGCTCCCGGGTCGAGCATTACCTCCACCTGGATCGGCGGGAACAACGCCACCAACACCATCAGCGGTACCTCCATGGCCACCCCGCATGTGGCAGGCGGTGCCGCGCTGTACCTCGCGGACAACCCCTCGGCGAGCCCGCAGCAGGTGCGCGACGCGCTGGTGCAGAACGGTACCCAGGGCAAGGTGGGCAACCCGGGCTCCGGCTCGCCCAACGTGCTGCTCTACACCGGCAGCGGGAGCAACCCGCCCGACCCGGAGCCGACCGACTGCGACCCGGTCAGCAACGGCAGCCAGGTGAACATCCCGGACGCCGGTGCCGCGGTGACCAGTTCGGTGACCGTCTCCGGCTGTGACCGCGCCGGCTCCACCGACGCGAAGGTGGAGGTGCACATCCAGCACACCTACCGTGGTGACCTGGTGATCGACCTGGTGGCCCCGGACGGGAGCAGCTACCGGCTGAAGGGCAGTGGCTTCGACTCCGCCGACGACGTGCACGAGACCTACCCGGTCAACCTGAGCAGCGAGGATGCCAACGGCACCTGGAAGCTCCGGGTGCAGGACGTGTACTCGCGGGACATCGGCCACATCGAGTCCTGGACCTTCACCCCGTGA
- a CDS encoding ABC transporter ATP-binding protein yields MGIEYRGVSKRYPGGVTAVDELSLTVEDGTVTVLVGPSGCGKTTSLRMINRMVEPTEGTILLDGKDIRDSEPALLRRGIGYVIQHAGLFPHRTVLHNVATVPLLAGWDRGRARKRAAELLETVGLPAELAKRYPAQLSGGQQQRVGVARALAADAPVLLMDEPFSAVDPVVREGLQDELLRLQSQLGKTIVFVTHDIDEAIRLGDKVAILREGGKLAQYGTPAQLLRHPVDDFVASFVGKDRGYRGLSFLPGSAVPVAEVATATLGGTPPATRSQWLLAVNDAGEPRGWLPPDSTVDGLLAERDLVAGGSLYQRGAPLRGAMDAALSSPAGLGVVVDERGRAIGTVTARQVLDVIENQPEGVGSDG; encoded by the coding sequence GTGGGCATCGAGTACCGGGGCGTGAGCAAGCGGTATCCGGGCGGTGTCACGGCCGTGGACGAGCTCAGCCTGACCGTCGAGGACGGCACGGTCACCGTGCTGGTGGGCCCCTCCGGTTGCGGCAAGACCACCTCGTTGCGCATGATCAACCGAATGGTCGAGCCCACCGAGGGCACCATCCTGTTGGACGGCAAGGACATCCGCGACTCCGAACCGGCGCTGCTGCGCAGGGGCATCGGCTACGTGATCCAGCATGCCGGCCTGTTTCCACATCGGACCGTGCTGCACAACGTCGCCACCGTGCCACTGCTCGCTGGCTGGGACCGGGGCAGGGCCCGCAAACGGGCGGCGGAGCTGCTGGAGACGGTCGGCCTGCCGGCGGAACTGGCCAAGCGCTATCCCGCGCAGCTGTCCGGCGGGCAGCAGCAACGGGTCGGCGTCGCCCGCGCGCTCGCGGCCGACGCACCGGTGCTGCTGATGGACGAGCCGTTCTCCGCGGTCGACCCGGTGGTGCGCGAGGGGCTACAGGACGAACTGCTGCGGCTGCAGTCCCAGCTGGGCAAGACCATCGTGTTCGTCACGCACGACATCGACGAGGCGATCCGGCTCGGCGACAAGGTCGCGATCCTGCGCGAGGGCGGAAAGCTCGCGCAGTACGGGACGCCCGCGCAGCTGCTGCGGCACCCGGTGGACGACTTCGTCGCCTCCTTCGTCGGCAAGGACCGCGGCTATCGCGGCCTTTCCTTCCTGCCTGGCAGCGCGGTACCGGTGGCGGAGGTGGCCACGGCCACGCTCGGCGGCACCCCGCCCGCCACGCGTTCGCAGTGGCTGCTCGCGGTGAACGACGCGGGCGAACCGCGCGGCTGGCTGCCGCCGGATTCCACTGTGGATGGTCTGCTGGCCGAGCGGGACCTGGTTGCGGGTGGCTCGCTGTACCAGCGGGGTGCGCCGCTGCGCGGTGCCATGGACGCCGCGCTGTCCTCCCCGGCCGGCCTCGGGGTGGTGGTGGACGAGCGGGGCCGCGCGATCGGCACGGTGACCGCGCGGCAGGTGCTCGACGTGATCGAGAACCAGCCCGAGGGCGTCGGCTCCGATGGGTAG
- a CDS encoding SAM-dependent methyltransferase, whose amino-acid sequence MTSTDTPAPSSVPVGVDPNRASIARVYDAALGGKDNYQIDREIIGQVRQHAPEVQDTAQDNRNWLIRAVRFLVQEARVPQLIDCGSGLPTSENVHQVVARTNRDAKVVYIDNDPVVFAHAQALLDESGSVDTYFAQADIYKPDEVYAHDTIQHHIDLGEPVGLIHSSTMHHYPGEDYAELMAAWIDPLPSGSWVALSHFLDPETPELTALARRMEEIFTNSPMGSGYFRTRAQIRSMMPGLEIIEPQPGMAADVVPCAQWWPDGPKVRPLNQCQQVVGAIVGRKP is encoded by the coding sequence ATGACCAGCACCGATACCCCAGCACCCAGCTCCGTGCCGGTCGGTGTCGACCCCAACCGCGCGAGCATCGCCCGCGTCTACGACGCCGCGCTCGGCGGTAAGGACAACTACCAGATCGACCGCGAGATCATCGGTCAGGTGCGCCAGCACGCCCCCGAGGTCCAGGACACGGCCCAGGACAACCGCAACTGGCTCATCCGCGCCGTGCGGTTCCTCGTCCAGGAAGCCAGGGTGCCGCAGCTCATCGACTGCGGATCCGGCCTGCCGACCTCGGAGAACGTGCACCAGGTGGTCGCCCGCACCAACCGGGATGCCAAGGTGGTCTACATCGACAACGACCCCGTGGTGTTCGCGCACGCACAAGCGCTGCTCGACGAAAGCGGTAGCGTCGACACCTACTTCGCCCAGGCCGACATCTACAAGCCGGACGAGGTGTACGCGCACGACACGATCCAGCACCACATCGACCTCGGCGAGCCGGTCGGGCTGATCCACTCCTCGACCATGCACCACTACCCCGGCGAGGACTACGCCGAGCTCATGGCCGCCTGGATCGACCCGCTGCCCTCCGGGTCCTGGGTGGCGCTGAGCCACTTCCTCGACCCCGAGACCCCGGAGCTGACCGCGCTGGCCCGGCGCATGGAAGAGATCTTCACCAACAGCCCGATGGGCTCGGGGTACTTCCGCACCCGCGCGCAGATCCGCTCGATGATGCCCGGCCTGGAGATCATCGAACCGCAGCCGGGTATGGCGGCGGACGTCGTGCCGTGCGCCCAGTGGTGGCCGGACGGCCCCAAGGTGCGGCCGCTGAACCAGTGCCAGCAGGTGGTCGGCGCGATCGTCGGCCGCAAGCCGTAG
- a CDS encoding ABC transporter permease: MIAEMFGFLGDPANWVDHLFEHLELTFVSLGLALLIAFPIGLFVGETGRGGTVLVGFSNAMRALPTLGLVTFMFMIFYVTFPGETITYPAAVIGLVVLAIPAVLAGTYAGVQACDPAVADASLGVGMTRWQRLWQVKVPIALPVMLGGVRNAVLQLVSTVTVAAYISAGGLGRILLDGLANRDYDQVVAGAVLTALLAIALDLVLAGLQRLIVSPGVALATTSRIEGDR; the protein is encoded by the coding sequence ATGATCGCGGAAATGTTCGGCTTCCTCGGTGATCCGGCGAACTGGGTCGACCATCTGTTCGAGCACCTGGAGCTCACCTTCGTCTCGCTCGGGCTGGCTCTGCTCATCGCCTTTCCCATCGGCCTGTTCGTCGGCGAAACAGGCCGGGGAGGCACCGTACTGGTCGGATTCAGCAACGCCATGCGCGCCTTGCCGACCCTGGGGCTGGTCACGTTCATGTTCATGATCTTCTACGTGACCTTCCCCGGCGAGACCATCACCTACCCTGCCGCTGTCATCGGGTTGGTGGTGCTGGCGATACCGGCGGTCCTGGCGGGCACCTACGCCGGGGTGCAGGCGTGCGACCCTGCGGTGGCCGACGCCTCCCTTGGGGTCGGAATGACCCGCTGGCAGCGACTGTGGCAGGTCAAGGTGCCGATCGCGTTGCCGGTCATGCTCGGCGGGGTCCGGAACGCGGTCCTGCAACTGGTGTCCACCGTGACGGTCGCGGCCTATATCAGTGCGGGCGGACTCGGCCGCATATTGCTCGATGGTCTGGCCAACCGCGATTACGATCAGGTTGTCGCGGGAGCTGTCCTGACCGCGCTGCTGGCCATTGCGCTCGACCTTGTTCTTGCCGGACTGCAACGATTGATCGTGTCACCCGGGGTGGCGCTGGCGACCACGAGTCGGATCGAAGGAGACAGGTAA
- a CDS encoding multifunctional oxoglutarate decarboxylase/oxoglutarate dehydrogenase thiamine pyrophosphate-binding subunit/dihydrolipoyllysine-residue succinyltransferase subunit yields MSSSSPASQFGPNEWLVEEMYDQFLADPSSVDAAWHDFFADFTPTQAGQSTSTPSGETSTASYNGQGPAAPARPEPQQQAPAEQARPAQQAPAKEQPKAQPAQPKATPAKQAPGSGSSGSSAASDETERKALRGAAAAIAKNMDASLSVPTATSVRAVPAKLMADNRIVINNHLKRTRGGKISFTHLIGYAMVRALHQFPNMNRHYELVDGKPHAVSPEHINLGLAIDMKGKDGSRTLVVASIKNTENMTFLQFWQAYEDIVRKARNNKLTADDFAGTTISLTNPGGIGTNHSVPRLQSGQGAIIGVGAMQYPAAFEGTSEKTLIDLGVSKIMTLTSTYDHRIIQGAESGEFLKRIHQLLLGEDRFYDDIFTSLRLPYEPVRWVEDIPEGAVDKTARVIELIEAYRMRGHLMADTDPLNYRQRRHEDLDVLSHGLTLWDLDREFAVGGFASQERMKLRDVLGVLRNSYCRTVGIEYTHILDPDERRWIQDRVEIPHDKPDPAVQKYVLSKLNAAEAFETFLQTKYVGQKRFSLEGGETVIPLLDTVLDKAAEHELDEVVIGMPHRGRLNVLANIVGKPIAQIFQEFEGNLDPGQAHGSGDVKYHLGAEGKYFRMFGDGETKVSLASNPSHLETVDPVLEGIARAKQDILDKGGEGFTVLPVLLHGDAAFAGQGVVAETLNLALLRGYRTGGTVHIIINNQVGYTTAPENARSTQYATDVAKMIGAPVFHVNGDDPEAAYWVAQLAVDYRQAFNKDVVIDMICYRRRGHNEGDDPSMTQPGMYDIIDTKRSVRKTYTESLIGRGDISVDEAEAALRDFSSQLEHVFNEVRELEKHPITPSPSVEEEQQVPAKVPTAVTREVVERIGDAFVNLPEGFTPHPRVKPVLERRYKMTREGGIDWAFGELLAFGSLAIEGRLVRLSGQDSRRGTFTQRHSVLIDRKTGQEYAPLQHLAENQGRVMIYDSALSEYAAVGFEYGYSVANAEALVMWEAQFGDFVNGAQTVIDEYISSGEAKWGQLSDVVLLLPHGHEGQGPDHTSGRIERFLQLCAEGSMTVSVPSTPANYFHLLRRHALDGVNRPLVVFTPKRLLRDKLVKSEVADFTDQSKFLSVIDDDGVDPAKVRKVLLTSGKLYWELLTERGKREIDDVALVRVEQYYPLPKKKLQAAVERYANAREIMWAQEEPENQGAWPFFGLNLPRKLPELFGGLQVAARRPMAAPSAGSSKVHDVEQKALIDKAFS; encoded by the coding sequence GTGTCCAGCAGCAGCCCTGCGTCACAGTTCGGCCCCAACGAATGGCTCGTCGAGGAAATGTACGACCAGTTCCTCGCCGACCCCTCCTCAGTAGATGCCGCCTGGCACGACTTCTTCGCCGACTTCACCCCGACGCAGGCCGGGCAGTCGACATCGACCCCGTCGGGTGAGACGAGCACCGCTTCGTACAACGGTCAGGGCCCGGCCGCGCCGGCACGACCCGAGCCGCAGCAGCAGGCGCCAGCCGAACAGGCCCGGCCCGCCCAGCAGGCGCCGGCGAAGGAGCAGCCCAAGGCGCAGCCCGCACAGCCCAAAGCGACGCCGGCCAAGCAGGCCCCGGGTTCGGGGAGTTCGGGAAGCTCCGCGGCTTCGGACGAGACCGAGCGCAAGGCCCTGCGCGGTGCTGCGGCGGCGATCGCGAAGAACATGGACGCCTCGCTGAGCGTCCCCACCGCGACCAGCGTGCGGGCGGTCCCTGCCAAGCTGATGGCCGACAACCGGATCGTGATCAACAACCACCTCAAGCGGACCCGGGGTGGCAAGATCTCCTTCACCCACCTGATCGGCTACGCGATGGTCCGCGCGCTGCACCAGTTCCCGAACATGAACCGGCACTACGAACTGGTCGACGGCAAGCCGCACGCGGTCAGCCCGGAGCACATCAACCTCGGCCTCGCCATCGACATGAAGGGCAAGGACGGGTCTCGCACCCTGGTCGTGGCGTCCATCAAGAACACCGAGAACATGACGTTCCTGCAGTTCTGGCAGGCGTACGAGGACATCGTCCGCAAGGCGCGCAACAACAAGCTCACCGCGGACGACTTCGCGGGCACCACCATCTCGCTGACCAACCCCGGCGGCATCGGCACCAACCACTCGGTGCCGCGGTTGCAGTCCGGCCAGGGCGCGATCATCGGCGTCGGCGCCATGCAGTACCCGGCCGCGTTCGAGGGCACCAGCGAGAAGACCCTGATCGACCTCGGCGTGAGCAAGATCATGACGCTCACCTCGACCTACGACCACCGGATCATCCAGGGTGCCGAGTCCGGTGAGTTCCTGAAGCGGATCCACCAGCTGCTGCTCGGCGAGGACCGCTTCTACGACGACATCTTCACCTCGCTGCGGCTGCCCTACGAGCCGGTGCGCTGGGTCGAGGACATCCCGGAGGGCGCCGTCGACAAGACGGCCAGGGTGATCGAGCTGATCGAGGCCTACCGGATGCGCGGCCACCTGATGGCCGACACCGACCCGCTGAACTACCGGCAGCGCAGGCACGAGGACCTGGACGTGCTCTCGCACGGGCTCACCCTGTGGGACCTGGACCGGGAGTTCGCGGTCGGCGGGTTCGCCAGCCAGGAACGGATGAAGCTGCGCGACGTGCTCGGCGTGCTGCGCAACTCCTACTGCCGCACGGTGGGTATCGAGTACACGCACATCCTCGATCCGGACGAGCGGCGCTGGATCCAGGACCGGGTGGAGATCCCGCACGACAAGCCCGACCCCGCGGTGCAGAAGTACGTGCTGTCCAAGCTGAACGCGGCCGAGGCCTTCGAGACCTTCCTGCAGACCAAGTACGTCGGGCAGAAGCGGTTCTCCCTCGAAGGTGGCGAAACGGTGATCCCGCTGCTGGACACCGTGCTGGACAAGGCGGCCGAGCACGAGCTGGACGAGGTCGTGATCGGCATGCCGCACCGCGGCAGGCTGAACGTGCTCGCCAACATCGTCGGCAAGCCGATCGCGCAGATCTTCCAGGAGTTCGAGGGCAACCTGGACCCGGGGCAGGCGCACGGCTCCGGGGACGTCAAGTACCACCTCGGCGCCGAGGGCAAGTACTTCCGGATGTTCGGTGACGGCGAGACCAAGGTGTCGCTGGCCTCCAACCCCTCGCACCTGGAGACCGTGGACCCGGTGCTGGAGGGCATCGCCAGGGCCAAGCAGGACATCCTGGACAAGGGCGGCGAGGGCTTCACCGTGCTGCCGGTGCTGCTGCACGGGGACGCGGCCTTCGCCGGGCAGGGCGTGGTCGCCGAGACGCTGAACCTGGCGCTGCTGCGCGGCTACCGCACCGGCGGCACCGTGCACATCATTATCAACAACCAGGTCGGCTACACCACGGCGCCGGAGAACGCCCGGTCCACGCAGTACGCAACCGATGTGGCGAAGATGATCGGGGCACCGGTCTTCCACGTGAACGGGGACGACCCCGAGGCGGCGTACTGGGTGGCCCAGCTCGCGGTGGACTACCGCCAGGCGTTCAACAAGGACGTCGTGATCGACATGATCTGCTACCGGCGGCGCGGGCACAACGAGGGCGACGATCCCTCGATGACCCAGCCGGGGATGTACGACATCATCGACACCAAGCGCAGCGTGCGTAAGACCTACACCGAGTCGCTGATCGGTCGCGGGGACATCTCCGTCGACGAGGCCGAGGCCGCGCTGCGGGACTTCTCCAGCCAGCTCGAGCACGTCTTCAACGAGGTGCGGGAGCTGGAGAAGCACCCGATCACGCCCAGCCCCTCGGTGGAGGAGGAGCAGCAGGTGCCGGCCAAGGTGCCGACCGCGGTCACCAGGGAGGTGGTGGAGCGGATCGGCGACGCGTTCGTCAACCTGCCGGAGGGCTTCACCCCGCACCCGCGGGTCAAGCCGGTGCTGGAGCGGCGGTACAAGATGACCCGCGAGGGCGGCATCGACTGGGCCTTCGGCGAGCTGCTCGCCTTCGGCTCGCTGGCGATCGAGGGCAGGCTGGTGCGGCTGTCCGGGCAGGACTCCCGGCGCGGCACCTTCACCCAGCGGCACTCGGTGCTGATCGACCGCAAGACCGGCCAGGAGTACGCGCCGCTACAGCACCTTGCGGAGAACCAGGGCCGGGTGATGATCTACGACTCGGCGCTTTCGGAGTACGCGGCCGTCGGCTTCGAGTACGGCTACTCGGTCGCCAACGCGGAGGCGCTGGTGATGTGGGAGGCGCAGTTCGGCGACTTCGTCAACGGCGCGCAGACCGTGATCGACGAGTACATCTCCTCCGGTGAGGCGAAGTGGGGGCAGCTGTCCGATGTGGTGCTGCTGCTGCCGCACGGGCACGAGGGCCAGGGTCCGGACCACACCTCGGGCCGGATCGAGCGGTTCCTGCAGCTGTGCGCCGAGGGCTCGATGACGGTGTCGGTCCCCTCCACCCCGGCGAACTACTTCCACCTGCTGCGCAGGCACGCCCTGGACGGGGTGAACCGGCCGCTGGTGGTGTTCACCCCGAAGCGGCTGCTGCGCGACAAGCTGGTGAAGTCCGAGGTCGCCGACTTCACCGACCAGTCGAAGTTCCTCTCCGTCATCGACGACGACGGGGTGGACCCGGCCAAGGTCCGCAAGGTGCTGCTGACCTCCGGCAAGCTGTACTGGGAGCTGCTGACCGAGCGCGGCAAGCGGGAGATCGACGACGTGGCGCTGGTGCGGGTCGAGCAGTACTACCCGCTGCCGAAGAAGAAGCTGCAGGCCGCGGTCGAGCGGTACGCGAACGCCAGGGAGATCATGTGGGCCCAGGAGGAGCCGGAGAACCAGGGCGCATGGCCCTTCTTCGGGCTGAACCTGCCCCGCAAGCTGCCCGAACTGTTCGGTGGGCTCCAGGTGGCCGCCCGCCGCCCGATGGCGGCCCCCTCGGCGGGCTCCTCCAAGGTGCACGACGTGGAGCAGAAGGCGCTCATCGACAAGGCCTTCAGCTGA
- a CDS encoding ABC transporter permease — MGSFLDELGRYLANANNQARLLDMLLEHMYLALVPLACGVLLAIGAGWLGTRLPAARGVLLVLGNVLYTVPSLALFVVIPGLIGTQMLDSANVVIALTIYTAALLVRPVLDALDAVPQHVIAAATAMGYPRARRFLGVELPLAVPVLAAGVRVASVSNISLVSVGALIGTGGLGVLFTDGFPRMYFAPVVVGIVLTLLLALVVDFLLVLVRRWLTPWLRAQPGGEEA, encoded by the coding sequence ATGGGTAGCTTCCTCGACGAGCTCGGCCGCTACCTGGCCAACGCCAACAACCAGGCGCGGCTGCTGGACATGCTGCTGGAGCACATGTACCTCGCGCTGGTGCCGCTGGCCTGCGGCGTGCTGCTGGCGATCGGCGCGGGCTGGCTCGGTACCCGGCTGCCTGCCGCGCGCGGGGTGCTGCTCGTACTGGGGAACGTGCTCTACACCGTGCCCTCGCTTGCCCTGTTCGTGGTGATCCCCGGGCTGATCGGTACCCAGATGCTGGACAGCGCGAACGTGGTCATCGCGCTCACCATCTACACCGCGGCGCTGCTGGTGCGGCCGGTGCTGGACGCACTGGACGCCGTGCCGCAGCATGTGATCGCCGCGGCGACCGCGATGGGCTATCCCCGGGCCCGGCGGTTCCTCGGGGTGGAGCTGCCACTGGCCGTGCCGGTGCTCGCGGCGGGCGTCCGGGTGGCATCGGTGAGCAACATCAGCCTGGTCAGCGTGGGCGCGCTGATCGGAACCGGCGGCCTCGGCGTGCTGTTCACCGACGGGTTCCCGCGGATGTACTTCGCACCGGTCGTGGTGGGCATCGTGCTGACCCTGTTGCTGGCGCTGGTGGTCGACTTCCTGCTGGTGCTGGTACGGCGCTGGCTGACGCCGTGGCTGCGTGCGCAACCTGGTGGTGAGGAAGCATGA
- a CDS encoding ABC transporter substrate-binding protein — protein sequence MRRSVVVAIASLALLATGCGGDPMKSEGQDGAGEGASGEIIIGSFNFGESRVLAHVYAEMLRGAGAENVTVPSSLGSREVVVKALQDGSINLIPEYSGNLLRHFDKETEASTSEEVYTQLGDKLPEPFQVLEQAAAENKDKLVISQELAGTGINTISDLAPRCGELVFGGPGEWAKRWEETIKQLYGCEFAEITVTDTGGPVTVSALKSGQIDVGALFSTDPAVQQNGFVALDDDKNMFPAQNVLPLTKQNVLSEEQKQALNSVSAVLTTEKLTQINVELDVNKRNPVDIAQEFLKSNDLL from the coding sequence ATGAGAAGGTCAGTTGTCGTAGCTATCGCCTCCCTCGCGTTGCTTGCCACCGGCTGTGGCGGGGATCCGATGAAGTCCGAAGGGCAGGACGGGGCGGGCGAGGGTGCCAGCGGGGAAATCATCATCGGCTCGTTCAATTTCGGCGAGAGCCGGGTGCTGGCGCATGTCTACGCGGAGATGCTGCGCGGCGCCGGTGCGGAGAATGTCACCGTTCCATCGTCCCTCGGTAGCCGCGAGGTCGTGGTCAAGGCATTGCAGGACGGTTCGATCAACCTGATTCCGGAATACAGCGGAAACCTGCTGCGTCACTTCGACAAGGAGACCGAGGCTTCCACCTCGGAAGAGGTCTACACGCAGCTGGGAGACAAGCTGCCGGAGCCCTTCCAGGTGCTCGAGCAGGCGGCCGCGGAGAACAAGGACAAACTGGTGATCAGCCAGGAACTGGCTGGCACCGGGATCAACACGATCTCCGACCTGGCCCCGCGCTGCGGCGAACTGGTCTTCGGTGGGCCCGGCGAATGGGCGAAGCGCTGGGAGGAGACAATCAAGCAGCTCTACGGCTGCGAGTTCGCCGAGATCACTGTTACCGATACCGGTGGCCCGGTTACCGTCTCCGCGTTGAAGTCCGGCCAGATCGATGTGGGCGCGCTGTTCTCCACCGACCCGGCTGTTCAGCAGAACGGTTTTGTGGCCCTCGATGACGACAAGAACATGTTCCCGGCGCAGAATGTGCTGCCGCTTACCAAGCAGAATGTGTTGAGCGAAGAGCAGAAGCAGGCGCTCAACTCGGTGTCCGCGGTGCTGACGACGGAGAAACTGACCCAGATCAATGTCGAGCTGGACGTGAACAAGCGCAACCCGGTGGACATCGCGCAGGAGTTCCTCAAGTCCAACGACCTGCTGTAG